One genomic segment of Deltaproteobacteria bacterium HGW-Deltaproteobacteria-18 includes these proteins:
- a CDS encoding antibiotic biosynthesis monooxygenase — translation MIHVVAHVTLKRKTAPLFLREFRDLAVLVRQEPGCVDYFPAQDVDMDLESQHLGPDSVTVLEKWASRKALESHLRSGHMRGFQERIKDIVLDTKLIIVEEV, via the coding sequence ATGATTCACGTCGTGGCCCACGTCACCCTCAAGCGCAAAACGGCTCCGCTCTTTCTGCGCGAATTCCGCGACCTGGCCGTCCTGGTCCGCCAGGAGCCTGGCTGTGTGGACTATTTCCCGGCCCAGGACGTGGACATGGACCTCGAAAGCCAGCACCTTGGCCCGGATTCGGTCACGGTGCTGGAAAAATGGGCCAGCCGCAAAGCTCTCGAAAGCCACCTGCGCTCCGGCCACATGCGGGGATTCCAGGAGAGAATCAAAGACATCGTACTCGACACGAAACTGATCATCGTCGAAGAGGTTTAG
- a CDS encoding precorrin-8X methylmutase: MYVSVPPLEIESRSLAIIDAEVPEPRPFAGDQWAVARRMIHTTADFDLLSHIRFHPDAIKAGKDALLSGADIVTDTRMALSGIPVRRLEPLGCSVRCLIDDPAVAKRAKSEGVTRAWAAVDEVMAHGGADIFVIGNAPTALYRLLDWMERGARPPKLIVGMPVGFVNAAEAKDLLLAQDAIPYITIAGRKGGSSLAACVINALLKLARENPGD, translated from the coding sequence ATGTACGTATCTGTCCCCCCTTTGGAGATCGAATCCCGCTCTCTTGCCATTATCGATGCAGAGGTCCCCGAACCCCGGCCTTTTGCAGGGGACCAATGGGCTGTCGCCCGCCGCATGATCCACACCACGGCGGATTTCGACCTGCTTTCGCACATCCGTTTTCACCCTGACGCCATAAAGGCCGGCAAGGACGCGCTTTTGTCCGGAGCCGACATCGTGACCGACACCCGCATGGCATTGTCCGGCATCCCGGTCCGGCGGCTTGAGCCTCTGGGATGCAGTGTGCGCTGCCTGATCGATGATCCGGCCGTGGCCAAAAGGGCCAAAAGCGAAGGCGTCACCCGGGCCTGGGCCGCCGTGGACGAGGTCATGGCCCATGGTGGAGCGGACATTTTCGTCATCGGCAATGCGCCGACAGCTCTCTATCGTCTCCTGGACTGGATGGAGCGGGGCGCCCGGCCGCCAAAACTCATCGTCGGCATGCCGGTCGGGTTTGTGAACGCTGCGGAAGCAAAAGACCTGCTCCTGGCCCAGGACGCCATCCCCTACATCACCATTGCCGGCCGCAAGGGAGGCTCCAGCCTCGCGGCATGCGTGATCAACGCTCTGCTCAAGCTGGCGCGGGAGAATCCGGGCGACTGA